In Asterias amurensis chromosome 4, ASM3211899v1, one genomic interval encodes:
- the LOC139935673 gene encoding uncharacterized protein C8orf48 homolog → MSDSSSIHTIEEISNHYVSSRDASTIRSISDSKATEDITPRSSYETDSWETATKSSRGSSFVDSRRTLESSSDDDDYSRRQRRWRRSDGEERTSSSETERSSSSYYSTHWDASGSQTDSEAYHEASNKALSIQQHFIKSRLEHLKTALHKPKTDNGKKMQQETPPRSEDRGVFCQNAISILQRKKTTNLDSQRRNQTFQETSKDDKKILIDREIVNRLKIENLLSAMKRASSSRTTDALESCQQCRLFKEAVLKRTFIRNKTSKLGNELTEQRVDWEISTKDPLTAIGDLARSLPKPSDNPEEIWAKLLNQGIT, encoded by the exons ATGTCCGATTCCTCATCTATTCACACCATAGAAGAAATCAGCAATCATTACGTTTCATCTCGAGATGCTTCCACCATTAGATCTATCTCAGACTCTAAAGCAACAGAAGATATTACACCCAGAAGTTCTTACGAGACGGACTCTTGGGAAACAGCAACTAAATCCTCAAGAGGCTCCTCCTTTGTGGACTCCAGGAGAACCTTAGAATCTTCCTcggatgatgatgattattcaAGGAGGCAGAGAAGATGGAGGAGGTCGGATGGTGAAGAAAGAACATCTTCATCTGAAACAGAGAGATCGTCTTCATCCTATTACAGCACACACTGGGATGCTAGTGGTTCACAGACT gatTCTGAGGCATATCACGAAGCAAGCAATAAGGCACTTTCCATCCAGCAACACTTCATCAAGTCAAGACTCGAACATCTCAAGACAGCTCTGCATAAACCCAAGACAGACAATGGTAAAAAGATGCAGCAAGAAACCCCACCCAGGTCTGAAGACAGGGGCGTGTTCTGCCAGAATGcaatttccattttgcaaagaaagaaaacaaccaATCTTG acTCTCAGCGAAGGAACCAAACAtttcaagaaacatcaaaaGATGACAAGAAGATCCTCATTGACAGAGAAATTGTAAATAGATTGAAAATTGAGAATCTTCTATCAGCAATGAAAAGG gCATCATCTAGCCGTACTACTGATGCACTTGAATCCTGTCAGCAATGCCG ATTGTTCAAGGAGGCCGTGCTGAAGAGGACTTTCATCCGAAATAAAACCTCAAAGCTTGGGAATGAGTTGACAGAACAAAGGGTGGACTGGGAAATTAGCACTAAG GATCCATTGACTGCAATAGGGGATTTAGCCCGGTCACTACCAAAGCCGAGTGATAACCCTGAAGAGATATGGGCCAAATTACTAAATCAAGGGATTACATGA